Proteins encoded in a region of the Sulfitobacter albidus genome:
- the tssF gene encoding type VI secretion system baseplate subunit TssF: MRRAFKDAYERELLLLKERAAQFGAEYPGLADRLGGLLEENLDPSIAGLLEGTAFMAARVQLNLDQQFRVFSEELLEHLSPDMCAPLPSAMMVQGVPAAKPEELRGGPTIDKGSYIEATFSNQTRRIPIRYQTTEPITFWPLQIAGADYHSTATPLNALGCDTPAMTGRGETLRTAAGLVIRLTRTDRAALDGLACDVLPIHFCGTQTEAMALYAQVFANLSRVSLRWEDKMGTPVFRRLPIHAIEQVGFDADCPLYRADERQFPGVSTLLEYFSFPRKFLGFRIRGLADHLRGIPEKTVQLVMEFDAPNTHLASHFNPDNLRLFCAPAVNLFEDEAKPITLDNRHHRFLVAPNRAPETHFEVHKITSVRAQYEGVRDKVTARPLYGLPPAGATPRDALYYSARRERRGLTPEERRAGGTRFRYEGTQTWLTFYEPPDHEPAHLLLVSTLCSSRHLPEIVPISETPFHLLDDRMIQMRPVTAATPPREAVAELEGDGPHRARAGDNYWRLISLLSLSYRGFIRADGQGNVEALREVIRLFSDVSDQLTETQIEAITDVRARPRVRTIKRPDGYHPARGLEITLQFDENVLDPAAMIAMGAALDRFLADYAAINSFTECVIANGKGKEIKRWPPRGGSGPLL, translated from the coding sequence GTGCGGCGCGCGTTCAAAGACGCCTACGAGCGTGAATTGCTGCTGCTCAAGGAACGCGCGGCGCAGTTCGGCGCCGAGTATCCCGGGCTCGCTGACAGGCTTGGTGGATTGCTTGAAGAGAACCTTGACCCGTCCATCGCGGGTTTGCTCGAAGGGACCGCCTTTATGGCGGCGCGGGTACAGCTGAACCTCGACCAGCAGTTCCGCGTCTTTTCCGAAGAGCTTCTTGAGCATCTCAGCCCCGATATGTGCGCCCCCCTGCCCTCGGCGATGATGGTGCAAGGGGTGCCTGCAGCAAAGCCCGAAGAGTTACGTGGCGGCCCTACCATCGACAAGGGCAGCTATATTGAGGCGACATTCAGCAACCAGACCCGGCGCATCCCGATCCGCTACCAAACGACGGAGCCGATCACCTTCTGGCCGCTCCAGATCGCCGGGGCCGATTACCACTCAACGGCGACACCGCTCAATGCGCTGGGGTGTGACACGCCTGCCATGACGGGTCGGGGCGAGACACTGCGCACCGCCGCCGGGTTGGTGATCCGGCTGACCCGCACCGACAGGGCAGCATTGGATGGATTGGCGTGCGACGTGCTACCAATCCACTTCTGTGGCACGCAGACCGAGGCGATGGCGCTTTACGCTCAGGTTTTTGCTAATTTGTCGCGGGTCTCGCTCCGCTGGGAAGATAAGATGGGCACGCCTGTCTTCCGCCGCCTGCCCATACACGCGATTGAGCAGGTCGGTTTTGATGCGGATTGCCCGCTCTACCGCGCGGACGAACGGCAGTTTCCCGGCGTATCGACCCTGCTCGAATATTTCTCGTTCCCGCGCAAGTTCCTGGGCTTTCGCATCCGTGGTCTCGCCGATCATTTGCGCGGTATTCCCGAGAAAACGGTGCAGCTTGTCATGGAATTCGATGCGCCCAACACCCATCTGGCAAGCCATTTTAACCCGGATAATCTGCGGCTCTTTTGCGCGCCGGCCGTCAATCTTTTCGAAGATGAGGCAAAGCCGATTACGCTCGACAACAGGCACCACCGGTTTCTCGTCGCGCCAAACCGGGCGCCCGAGACGCATTTCGAGGTTCACAAGATCACCTCCGTGCGTGCGCAATATGAAGGCGTGCGCGACAAGGTGACTGCGCGGCCCCTCTACGGGTTGCCGCCAGCGGGCGCCACGCCGCGCGACGCACTTTACTATTCCGCCCGGCGCGAACGGCGCGGGCTTACGCCGGAAGAGCGGCGCGCCGGGGGAACGCGCTTCCGCTATGAGGGCACGCAGACATGGCTGACATTCTACGAGCCGCCGGACCACGAGCCCGCGCATTTGCTTTTGGTGAGTACGCTATGCTCCAGTCGGCATCTCCCCGAGATCGTCCCGATATCCGAGACGCCGTTTCACCTGCTTGACGATCGGATGATCCAGATGCGCCCGGTCACGGCCGCTACTCCCCCGCGTGAGGCGGTGGCGGAACTGGAAGGCGATGGGCCTCATCGGGCCCGTGCGGGAGACAACTACTGGCGTCTGATTTCCTTGCTATCGCTCAGCTACCGCGGCTTCATCCGTGCGGACGGTCAGGGCAATGTCGAAGCGCTGCGCGAAGTGATCAGGCTCTTTTCGGATGTGTCCGACCAATTGACCGAAACGCAGATCGAGGCGATCACAGACGTGCGTGCGCGCCCAAGGGTGCGTACAATCAAACGCCCCGATGGGTATCACCCTGCCCGCGGGCTCGAGATTACGCTGCAATTCGATGAAAATGTGCTGGATCCTGCCGCGATGATCGCGATGGGCGCGGCACTTGATCGGTTTCTCGCGGATTACGCGGCGATCAACAGCTTTACCGAATGCGTCATCGCCAACGGCAAGGGTAAAGAGATCAAGCGTTGGCCGCCGCGCGGTGGTTCGGGGCCGCTCCTGTGA
- the tssH gene encoding type VI secretion system ATPase TssH — MAAEIQVEKYAGKLNRTGYDAFIKAMSMARGEGHRHVDVLHWLYHVVSNKQSDLSCMLSQLGLDRGRVLSDLTDALGRLDKNVTEIPAISDSMAQMLKNGWVYSTLLFGEVQVRSGHALVALLSSSEQRRVLSRLSTVLGELSADQIAKEASALWRDSEEGDMRPMDGTGLGTPAGADDDGPGASTALGRFAKDMTAAAASMDQIVGRDDEIRQIVDVLLRRRQNNPILTGEAGVGKTAVVEGFAQRLAADDVPPALKGTKLYELDIQSMQAGASMKGEFEQRLKSVIDEVQASPVPIILFIDEAHTLIGAGGAAGTGDAANLLKPALARGTLRTIAATTFSEYRNYFEKDPALTRRFQPVDVAEPDIERCCFMLRGILGPMEAHHGVRISDEAIVAAVSLSARYIPARQLPDKAVSLLDTACARVAVSQASTPARIGDLRQAIRALEVEIASKEAERDLGRTDEDRLAEAVVEKGALETELAEFEGKYSAERALVEDILSLRKRIAEGVGGDAEEIADARPDAEAEATTEAAQVTPAQDIDAAHADLAAKMAELADANPDERMVYAHVDAQSVATVISDWTGIPAGRMVQDELSAVLTLADRLNERVIGQDHGLRTIAKRIETSRAGLSNPDKPIGVFMLCGPSGVGKTETALALAETLYGGEQNIITINMSEFQEAHSVSLLKGAPPGYVGYGEGGRLTEAVRRKPYSVVLLDEIEKAHPDIHELFFQVFDKGIMEDGNGRPINFKNCLILLTSNVGTEVIMEMAEAGEAEPDAEELAAALRPFQLDVFPPALLGRIVSIPYFPLGREALADITRLKLRSVAKRLKGTHNAEMIYGQDVLDHITAQCLDPDSGGRMIDNIITNSILPQMSRRVLERMVAGEEFATLTVTLENGDFSYAFA; from the coding sequence ATGGCAGCCGAGATTCAGGTCGAGAAATATGCGGGGAAGCTGAACCGTACGGGCTATGATGCTTTCATCAAGGCGATGAGCATGGCGCGCGGCGAAGGCCACCGTCACGTCGATGTGCTGCACTGGCTGTATCATGTCGTGTCCAACAAGCAGTCGGATCTGTCGTGCATGTTGTCGCAGTTGGGTCTGGATCGCGGTCGGGTACTTTCCGATCTGACGGATGCCTTGGGCCGCCTCGACAAGAACGTCACCGAAATCCCGGCAATCTCCGACAGCATGGCCCAGATGTTGAAGAATGGTTGGGTCTATTCGACGCTGCTGTTTGGTGAGGTCCAGGTCCGCTCGGGCCATGCGCTGGTGGCTCTTTTGTCGTCAAGCGAACAGCGGCGCGTCCTGTCGCGTCTCTCGACCGTACTGGGAGAGTTGTCAGCGGACCAGATCGCTAAAGAGGCGTCGGCTCTATGGCGTGACAGTGAAGAGGGCGACATGCGCCCGATGGACGGCACGGGCCTTGGAACACCTGCGGGCGCGGATGACGACGGACCGGGGGCAAGTACCGCGTTGGGGCGTTTTGCCAAGGATATGACCGCCGCCGCCGCGAGCATGGACCAGATCGTCGGCCGGGATGACGAGATCCGGCAGATCGTGGATGTATTGCTGCGCCGCCGACAGAACAATCCGATCCTGACCGGTGAGGCAGGTGTGGGCAAGACCGCCGTCGTCGAAGGGTTCGCCCAACGGCTCGCCGCCGATGATGTACCCCCCGCATTGAAGGGAACAAAGCTGTATGAGCTGGATATCCAGTCGATGCAGGCGGGGGCATCGATGAAGGGCGAATTCGAACAGCGTCTGAAATCGGTCATCGACGAGGTGCAGGCCAGTCCCGTACCCATCATCCTGTTCATCGACGAGGCGCATACGCTTATCGGTGCCGGTGGCGCAGCTGGGACAGGTGATGCCGCCAATTTGCTGAAACCCGCGCTGGCCCGTGGCACGTTGCGCACGATCGCGGCCACGACATTCTCGGAATATCGCAATTATTTCGAAAAGGACCCGGCTCTGACACGTCGATTCCAGCCCGTCGACGTGGCCGAACCGGATATCGAACGCTGCTGCTTCATGCTGCGGGGGATCCTTGGCCCGATGGAGGCGCACCACGGTGTGCGGATCTCGGACGAGGCTATCGTGGCCGCGGTATCTCTTTCGGCGCGCTACATTCCCGCCCGGCAATTGCCGGACAAGGCGGTGTCGCTTCTGGATACGGCCTGCGCCCGTGTGGCCGTCAGCCAGGCCAGTACCCCGGCACGCATCGGCGATCTGCGTCAGGCGATCCGCGCGCTGGAGGTCGAAATCGCCAGCAAGGAGGCAGAACGTGACCTGGGCCGCACCGATGAGGACCGGCTTGCCGAAGCCGTGGTGGAAAAAGGGGCCCTCGAGACCGAGCTTGCGGAGTTTGAAGGGAAGTACAGCGCGGAACGCGCCCTCGTTGAGGATATTCTGTCGCTGCGCAAACGCATTGCCGAAGGAGTCGGGGGCGACGCCGAAGAAATCGCGGACGCCCGCCCGGACGCCGAAGCCGAGGCCACTACCGAAGCGGCGCAAGTGACGCCCGCACAGGACATCGACGCCGCCCACGCCGACCTGGCGGCCAAGATGGCGGAACTGGCCGATGCCAACCCGGACGAGCGCATGGTTTACGCGCATGTCGACGCGCAATCAGTGGCGACCGTCATTTCGGACTGGACCGGCATCCCCGCGGGACGCATGGTACAGGACGAGCTGTCGGCGGTGCTGACATTGGCCGACCGGTTGAATGAACGTGTGATCGGGCAGGACCATGGATTGCGCACTATCGCCAAACGCATCGAGACGAGCCGGGCCGGCCTTTCCAATCCCGACAAGCCCATCGGCGTCTTCATGCTTTGCGGCCCTTCCGGCGTCGGCAAGACCGAAACCGCCTTGGCACTGGCCGAGACTCTTTACGGCGGTGAGCAGAATATCATCACCATCAACATGAGCGAGTTTCAGGAAGCCCATTCGGTTTCCCTGCTCAAGGGCGCACCTCCGGGCTATGTCGGCTATGGTGAAGGTGGCCGGCTGACAGAAGCCGTCCGGCGCAAACCCTATTCCGTCGTCCTGCTCGACGAGATCGAAAAGGCGCACCCCGATATTCACGAGCTGTTCTTTCAGGTGTTCGACAAGGGGATCATGGAGGACGGCAACGGTCGCCCGATCAATTTCAAGAACTGCCTGATCTTGCTGACCTCGAACGTCGGCACCGAAGTTATCATGGAGATGGCCGAAGCCGGCGAGGCGGAGCCTGACGCCGAGGAGTTGGCGGCAGCTTTGCGCCCGTTCCAGCTTGATGTGTTTCCGCCCGCACTTTTGGGTCGCATCGTGTCGATCCCCTATTTCCCGCTGGGTCGGGAGGCATTGGCGGATATCACCCGGCTCAAGCTGCGTTCGGTCGCCAAGCGGCTGAAGGGCACGCACAACGCCGAAATGATTTACGGGCAGGACGTGCTCGATCATATTACGGCGCAGTGTCTGGACCCCGACAGCGGTGGGCGGATGATCGACAACATCATCACCAACTCAATCCTGCCGCAGATGTCGCGCCGCGTTCTGGAAAGAATGGTCGCAGGCGAAGAATTCGCCACCCTGACAGTCACGCTGGAAAACGGCGATTTCAGCTACGCATTTGCCTGA
- a CDS encoding LysM peptidoglycan-binding domain-containing protein — MSATFYTVEPGDQLYRILRSHYGDGTFFERGEDIIDLVRKSNPQITDIDRIFPGQSIALPGAPGLREVARPLDPHLQAEIPLICNELAGASPAARGWMADVTADMVGGKLANAVGSSYVQYVKSQSQKALESFTPVIRNQSQRASREITRGAYDGRRIKYLGAYDKSLGGLKPLHRPFKQSRAVLHVKPHADVPAGALLSEVKTLNRYLRLASKGVTVIRVISFAEVATDVGMADTGSAQAQLMAKSGGGLIGGVFGTVAAGAVFAAAVATPVGWVAVAGILLAGAGGAAGSILGEELADRASRGMLYDANGRAIYTEKLLNPASISLP; from the coding sequence ATGTCAGCGACTTTCTATACGGTAGAGCCCGGCGATCAGCTCTACCGGATCTTGCGATCCCACTACGGCGACGGAACATTTTTTGAGCGCGGCGAGGACATCATTGATCTCGTGCGCAAAAGTAACCCGCAGATCACCGACATCGACCGTATTTTTCCGGGACAATCGATAGCGCTTCCCGGCGCGCCGGGGCTGCGGGAGGTGGCGCGACCGCTTGATCCTCACCTGCAGGCAGAGATCCCGTTGATCTGCAATGAACTTGCAGGCGCGAGCCCTGCCGCGCGCGGCTGGATGGCCGATGTGACGGCAGACATGGTTGGCGGCAAACTCGCGAACGCCGTGGGCAGCTCTTACGTGCAATACGTCAAATCCCAATCGCAAAAGGCCCTTGAAAGCTTCACGCCCGTGATACGGAACCAAAGCCAGCGCGCGTCACGGGAAATCACGCGCGGCGCCTACGACGGGCGCCGGATCAAATACCTGGGCGCCTACGACAAATCGCTTGGCGGTCTCAAACCCCTGCACCGCCCGTTCAAGCAGTCGCGCGCCGTGTTGCACGTAAAGCCTCACGCCGATGTGCCGGCGGGTGCCCTGCTGAGCGAAGTGAAGACGCTGAACCGATATCTGCGTCTGGCGAGCAAGGGCGTCACGGTCATACGGGTCATCTCCTTTGCCGAAGTGGCGACAGACGTCGGCATGGCCGATACCGGATCGGCCCAGGCACAGCTGATGGCCAAATCAGGCGGCGGTTTGATCGGCGGCGTGTTTGGTACGGTGGCGGCAGGAGCCGTTTTCGCCGCAGCCGTCGCCACGCCCGTCGGCTGGGTTGCGGTTGCGGGCATCCTCCTGGCCGGAGCGGGTGGCGCGGCGGGGTCAATCTTGGGTGAAGAACTTGCCGATCGCGCGTCGCGTGGAATGCTTTACGACGCGAACGGGCGCGCCATCTACACCGAGAAGCTGCTCAATCCGGCGTCGATCAGCCTTCCGTAG
- a CDS encoding peptidoglycan-binding domain-containing protein, with product MPINRSVNILRSVGARGANSKTDVAAIQQQLNDLMNPPRTYLKVDGVSGNKTETAIRDFQRSVLGFRRGDGRVDPGGKTLAGLNNPMSEGKWAGMSMMPADAQPTPQTGPDSSDLTRVPDVPPGVYTASELGKIETLYAHFAKAHQRKEGKDTLDNMVINEFQIIKNLLAVPGILQYGGEFIDGVVAMKRAGFSGREIATLFKTVMTNSKGATFDELVQIFRLFSKNPRLASTLKALGRVAIVAGVIVCVIEAGNHFRKGDIGPGMAEIYAALMGAMIPWAAAMNAVQGLVYAYYPNVKDPYVDATFKLMIALDPIGAGKNAVDTGWTLIKTVIIAASTGKYPLHEIENLANRMRNSPLKPFTDLGDDLGDFMAQSWGISCFGSTISCAATDL from the coding sequence ATGCCTATCAATAGATCAGTGAATATCCTGCGCAGCGTCGGCGCACGCGGCGCCAATTCGAAAACCGATGTGGCGGCGATCCAGCAGCAACTCAATGACCTGATGAACCCGCCGCGCACCTATCTCAAGGTCGATGGCGTTTCGGGCAACAAGACTGAAACAGCGATCCGCGATTTTCAGCGCAGCGTTTTGGGATTTCGTCGGGGGGACGGGCGTGTCGACCCCGGTGGAAAGACGCTAGCAGGGCTAAACAACCCGATGTCTGAAGGTAAATGGGCCGGGATGTCGATGATGCCGGCGGATGCGCAGCCAACACCACAAACGGGCCCGGATTCGTCGGATCTGACACGCGTACCCGACGTGCCACCAGGGGTCTACACCGCATCCGAACTGGGCAAAATCGAAACACTCTACGCACATTTTGCAAAAGCCCATCAGCGCAAGGAAGGCAAAGACACGCTCGATAATATGGTGATCAATGAGTTTCAGATCATCAAGAATCTGCTCGCGGTGCCTGGTATCCTGCAATACGGCGGTGAATTCATCGACGGTGTCGTTGCCATGAAACGGGCCGGATTTTCGGGCCGCGAGATTGCGACGCTGTTCAAGACGGTGATGACCAACAGCAAAGGGGCGACCTTTGACGAATTGGTTCAGATCTTTCGACTGTTCAGCAAAAATCCGCGATTGGCGTCGACGCTCAAGGCGCTTGGCCGCGTCGCGATTGTTGCGGGCGTCATTGTCTGCGTGATCGAGGCTGGTAATCATTTCCGCAAGGGCGATATTGGGCCCGGGATGGCGGAAATCTACGCCGCGTTGATGGGCGCGATGATCCCCTGGGCGGCAGCGATGAATGCGGTGCAGGGGCTGGTCTATGCCTACTATCCGAACGTCAAAGACCCCTATGTCGATGCGACGTTCAAACTGATGATCGCACTTGACCCGATTGGCGCAGGCAAGAACGCCGTCGATACCGGATGGACGCTGATCAAGACAGTTATCATCGCTGCCTCCACCGGGAAATACCCGCTGCATGAGATCGAAAACCTTGCGAACCGGATGCGGAATTCGCCCCTCAAACCGTTCACCGACCTTGGCGATGATCTGGGGGATTTCATGGCGCAATCCTGGGGGATCAGCTGCTTTGGATCGACGATAAGCTGCGCGGCTACTGACCTATAA
- a CDS encoding peptidoglycan DD-metalloendopeptidase family protein produces MIDVDPKFAGSGRALRRRQRRRAIGRLIALGLAGAVALSLVAFLGFYVLGQGTSDTVPTETADTDGDESLSLVQTEASDEGRIELRAAAADAFLDIRGAPMIINLTEGAQGGTRRLLLENQIDANRARRGDQVTVIEDSLFDAAQQVQITLPSTAADLAAFQARREGAITPVVEEDTGPVAQSVTAGTTVTVDDGEGSWGEVLDGGDAGLQNVSYVETVIKNTTTEVAARGSTERAPLFRDQVVRLRGAKSLKEILTEQNVSTQEADRLLSALSRLSVADGGAVDRYAEIGAGGLVALRMARDRPGAEILQISLYAAEGYLASFAQPGPGRFERSADPWFEDRLLERAGRAVRARGNQGEVTLKDAVYATALRNGMPSELVGELMVMLSRGQDLNRIATEQDRLRVLIGEEARGIAPAGQILFASLTGPDIDFKCYVLRPRTPEAPFGCYVPETGGGSGGGGERPGALGAGFLMPVAGTKTSSFGPRHHPILNRTINHNGVDWAAPTGTPIHAVAAGRISRADRSPSYGNIIYIDHPGGAQSRYAHQHEFAPGIKRGATVSAGQLIGFVGTTGRSTGPHLHFELHLNGKPVDPLALAAPKASGAVEALVAQIIKVESAGNARAKNSRSSATGLGQFINSTWIRMMQTYRPDLVAKMSRAELLELRFDPALSRAMVTNLARENEAFLRARGHAITPGRLYLAHFLGPAGANTALRADANATVLAVMGAGVVNANPFLRGRTVGWMTSWADRKMGRISRTAVAAAPALPPAQTVEPAQVKRYKEGLNTLLASL; encoded by the coding sequence ATGATTGATGTGGATCCAAAATTCGCAGGCAGCGGACGCGCTCTGCGGCGTCGTCAGCGTCGGCGCGCGATTGGTCGCCTGATTGCCCTTGGGCTCGCGGGTGCCGTGGCGCTTTCGCTTGTCGCGTTCCTGGGGTTCTACGTTCTTGGCCAAGGGACCTCGGACACCGTCCCGACCGAAACTGCCGACACGGACGGCGACGAAAGTCTGTCGCTGGTGCAGACCGAGGCATCCGACGAGGGGCGGATTGAATTGCGGGCTGCCGCGGCAGATGCGTTTCTTGATATTCGTGGCGCGCCGATGATCATCAATCTGACTGAAGGCGCGCAGGGCGGTACGCGCCGCTTGCTGTTGGAAAACCAGATCGACGCCAATCGGGCGCGGCGGGGCGATCAAGTCACGGTGATCGAGGACAGCTTGTTCGATGCGGCTCAGCAGGTGCAGATCACGCTTCCTTCAACCGCCGCAGACCTCGCGGCGTTTCAGGCGCGGCGCGAGGGGGCGATCACTCCGGTTGTCGAGGAAGATACCGGACCGGTCGCGCAAAGCGTCACAGCGGGGACGACCGTCACTGTCGATGACGGTGAAGGCAGTTGGGGCGAAGTACTCGATGGCGGTGATGCCGGGTTACAGAATGTCAGCTACGTTGAAACGGTTATCAAGAATACGACCACCGAAGTTGCCGCACGGGGCTCGACCGAACGCGCGCCCCTGTTTCGCGATCAGGTCGTCCGGTTGCGGGGGGCAAAATCCCTCAAGGAAATCCTGACAGAACAGAATGTTTCGACACAGGAAGCAGACCGGCTGCTCTCCGCGCTTTCGCGTTTGTCGGTCGCCGATGGCGGCGCTGTGGACCGCTACGCCGAAATCGGGGCAGGCGGGCTGGTCGCTCTTCGGATGGCCAGGGATCGTCCCGGTGCGGAGATCCTTCAAATCTCGCTCTATGCAGCGGAAGGATACTTGGCGAGTTTTGCCCAGCCGGGTCCCGGCCGGTTTGAACGCAGCGCGGACCCATGGTTTGAGGATCGCTTGCTGGAACGTGCAGGCCGCGCCGTTCGCGCCCGCGGCAACCAAGGAGAGGTCACGCTGAAAGACGCGGTTTATGCCACAGCTCTGCGCAACGGCATGCCCTCCGAGCTGGTGGGCGAATTGATGGTGATGCTGAGCCGGGGGCAGGATCTGAACCGCATCGCAACCGAACAGGATCGTCTGCGTGTCCTCATCGGTGAAGAAGCACGTGGCATCGCCCCGGCGGGGCAGATTCTGTTCGCATCGCTGACCGGACCAGACATTGATTTCAAATGCTACGTGTTGCGCCCGCGCACGCCAGAGGCGCCTTTTGGCTGCTACGTACCCGAAACCGGTGGCGGCAGCGGTGGCGGTGGCGAGCGTCCCGGGGCACTCGGCGCCGGATTTCTTATGCCCGTTGCGGGCACAAAAACCTCCAGTTTCGGACCCAGACACCACCCGATTCTGAACCGGACAATAAACCACAATGGCGTCGATTGGGCGGCGCCGACCGGCACACCGATCCACGCGGTAGCCGCAGGCCGGATCAGCCGGGCGGACCGTTCTCCCAGCTACGGGAATATCATCTATATCGATCATCCGGGCGGGGCGCAGTCACGCTACGCGCACCAGCATGAATTCGCACCGGGGATCAAGCGCGGGGCGACAGTTTCCGCCGGGCAGCTGATCGGCTTTGTCGGGACGACGGGCCGTTCGACCGGACCTCACCTGCATTTTGAATTGCACCTCAATGGGAAGCCAGTCGATCCTCTTGCGCTCGCGGCCCCGAAAGCCTCGGGCGCGGTCGAGGCATTGGTCGCGCAGATCATCAAGGTTGAAAGCGCGGGCAATGCCCGTGCCAAGAACAGCAGGTCGAGCGCGACCGGTCTTGGTCAATTCATTAATTCGACGTGGATCAGGATGATGCAAACCTACCGACCAGACCTTGTCGCCAAGATGAGCCGGGCGGAGCTTCTGGAGCTACGCTTTGATCCGGCCCTGAGCCGAGCGATGGTCACGAACCTCGCGCGCGAGAACGAGGCATTTCTGCGCGCGCGCGGCCACGCCATCACTCCCGGCCGGCTTTACCTTGCGCATTTTCTGGGGCCCGCAGGCGCCAATACCGCCTTGAGAGCCGATGCAAACGCAACCGTGCTGGCCGTGATGGGGGCAGGGGTCGTGAATGCCAACCCGTTCCTGCGCGGGCGCACGGTCGGGTGGATGACCAGCTGGGCCGATCGTAAAATGGGTCGGATCAGTCGCACGGCTGTCGCTGCGGCACCGGCTTTGCCTCCTGCGCAAACTGTCGAGCCTGCGCAGGTGAAAAGATATAAAGAAGGGCTCAATACCCTTCTGGCCTCTTTATAG
- a CDS encoding DUF1036 domain-containing protein produces the protein MCNQTLDVVNVAIGLYDVDDWETSGWWIVGPNQCSNVVEDSLTSRYIYVYARDVFNGSMLAGDTSMCVAPGEFRIRGRQDCLIRGHIAAEFEEVDTRRSERWTFFITTHDS, from the coding sequence GTGTGCAATCAGACCCTCGATGTCGTGAATGTCGCGATTGGATTGTACGACGTGGATGACTGGGAGACGTCGGGTTGGTGGATTGTAGGCCCGAATCAATGCTCCAATGTGGTCGAGGACTCATTGACGTCGCGCTACATCTACGTATACGCCCGCGACGTCTTCAACGGCTCGATGCTGGCGGGCGACACGAGTATGTGCGTGGCCCCCGGTGAATTCAGGATCCGCGGACGTCAGGACTGCCTGATCCGGGGCCATATCGCGGCCGAATTCGAAGAGGTCGACACCCGGCGATCAGAGCGTTGGACATTTTTCATCACGACCCACGACAGCTGA
- a CDS encoding MotA/TolQ/ExbB proton channel family protein, whose product MELTIFQLTSFVVYGFLAILSLFAVSVGLFKTIQFARLGVGRRRDAEKILDDWLNGRVEAAISAAGQRKSVLARILQAVFSGVQARPGDAAYAEELSRQTAIVELASLSERMRSLEMVVQAAPMLGLLGTVIGMIDSFAVLAVTDGAIDPTQLAGGIYVALTTTAAGLSIALVAFFIASWLESRIDRERNMMEALMSAAIHGRVDPNAGAG is encoded by the coding sequence ATGGAACTGACGATCTTTCAGCTGACCTCTTTTGTGGTCTACGGCTTTCTTGCGATCCTGTCGCTCTTTGCGGTCTCAGTCGGTTTGTTCAAAACGATCCAATTTGCGCGGCTCGGCGTCGGGCGCCGGAGGGACGCTGAAAAGATCCTCGATGATTGGCTGAACGGACGCGTCGAAGCCGCGATCAGTGCCGCCGGTCAGCGCAAATCAGTGCTTGCGCGGATATTGCAGGCGGTGTTCTCGGGCGTTCAGGCAAGGCCGGGCGATGCGGCCTACGCCGAAGAGCTTTCGCGGCAGACCGCCATCGTCGAGCTGGCCTCACTGAGCGAGCGCATGCGCTCGCTGGAAATGGTTGTTCAGGCGGCGCCGATGTTGGGACTTTTGGGGACGGTGATCGGGATGATCGATAGCTTTGCCGTGCTTGCCGTCACCGACGGGGCGATTGATCCAACGCAATTGGCGGGCGGTATCTACGTGGCGCTGACCACGACCGCCGCCGGGTTGTCGATTGCTCTGGTCGCGTTCTTTATCGCAAGCTGGCTGGAAAGCCGTATCGACCGTGAGCGCAACATGATGGAGGCGCTGATGTCTGCAGCAATCCACGGGCGCGTCGATCCCAACGCCGGAGCCGGCTGA
- a CDS encoding ExbD/TolR family protein, with protein MHSRVAPLPARPRSYKFSLTPLADAMFQLLIFFMLTSSLTPFSLVTLRGSPDAAGASEPGAQTPQVEDASSSTPASDTTDTPGITIWTLGDGIVVVNEQIFSRDQLPELAEAIGTQDRPGKIVLLVGDLARVQDVASALDALQAAEVESVQITRSTQ; from the coding sequence ATGCATAGCCGTGTCGCCCCCTTACCCGCGCGCCCGCGCAGCTACAAGTTTTCGCTCACGCCGCTTGCGGATGCGATGTTTCAGCTGCTGATCTTCTTCATGCTGACGTCGAGCCTGACCCCGTTTTCGCTGGTGACCCTGCGTGGCTCCCCCGACGCGGCGGGTGCCAGTGAGCCCGGTGCGCAGACGCCGCAGGTCGAAGACGCCTCCTCGTCGACCCCTGCCAGCGATACCACCGACACACCCGGTATCACGATCTGGACGCTTGGCGACGGCATTGTTGTGGTAAACGAGCAGATCTTCAGCCGCGATCAGCTGCCGGAACTGGCGGAGGCGATTGGAACACAGGATCGCCCCGGGAAGATCGTCCTACTGGTCGGTGATCTGGCGCGTGTTCAGGATGTTGCGTCGGCGCTGGATGCGCTTCAAGCGGCCGAGGTGGAATCGGTTCAGATCACAAGGTCCACACAATGA